One window from the genome of Pyrus communis chromosome 16, drPyrComm1.1, whole genome shotgun sequence encodes:
- the LOC137721477 gene encoding cytochrome P450 89A2-like yields METWFLILIALCVSFLLKPLLSLFLPTSVSKPKLPPGPRSIPIIGDFLWILKPFLEIELIIRKLQAQYGPIISFPIGSRSAVFIADRSLAHQAFIQNGALFADRPEALVTNKYTTSNQHTIASAGYGTTWRLLRRNLTSEMLHPSRIKSYGNARKWVLDILVNRLKTKSQSHSEGGVIGSVRVVYHFQYALFCLLVLMCFGDKLNEEQIKEIERVQRQQHLSFGRFNILNFKPKLTKIFLKNRWREFFKILEEQREVLVPLIQARQNKAKQGSKNDDQDDELVLSYTDTLLDLELPDGEEKRKLSEDEMVNLCSEFLNAGTDTTSTALQWVMANVVKNPQVQEKLFSEIKGVMGETKEEVREKVLHKLPYLKAVILEGLRRHPPGHVLFPHSVTHDVVLGGHLVPKNGTINVMVADIGWDAQVWEDPMAFKPERFLGNSGGEEGFDLTGSRDIKMMPFGVGRRSCPGSGLAVLHLEYFVANLVWKFQWRAVEGDDVDLSEKMEFTVVMKNPLQAHIIPRI; encoded by the coding sequence ATGGAAACCTGGTTCCTTATCCTCATTGCCCTCTGCGTCTCCTTCCTCCTCAAACCCCTTCTTTCTCTATTCCTACCCACTTCCGTCTCCAAACCCAAGCTCCCTCCCGGTCCCCGCTCCATCCCCATCATCGGCGACTTCTTGTGGATCCTGAAACCCTTCTTGGAGATCGAGCTCATCATCCGCAAACTGCAGGCACAATACGGGCCCATCATCTCCTTCCCCATCGGCTCCCGCTCCGCCGTCTTCATCGCCGACCGCTCCCTCGCCCACCAGGCCTTCATCCAGAACGGTGCCTTATTCGCCGACCGACCTGAGGCCTTGGTCACCAACAAGTACACTACCAGTAACCAGCACACAATCGCCTCCGCCGGATACGGCACTACGTGGCGCCTCCTCCGCCGCAACCTCACCTCCGAAATGCTCCACCCTTCCCGCATCAAATCCTACGGCAACGCCCGCAAATGGGTTCTCGACATCCTCGTCAACCGCCTCAAAACCAAGTCTCAATCCCACTCCGAAGGTGGCGTCATCGGTAGTGTTAGGGTGGTCTACCACTTCCAATACGCCCTGTTCTGCCTCCTCGTTCTAATGTGCTTCGGCGACAAATTGAACGAAGAGCAAATCAAAGAAATCGAGCGGGTGCAGCGCCAACAACATTTGAGTTTCGGGCGGTTCAACATCCTCAATTTCAAGCCGAAATTGACGAAGATTTTCCTGAAAAATCGATGGCGGGAATTCTTCAAAATCCTCGAGGAACAACGAGAAGTGCTCGTCCCTCTGATTCAAGCACGACAAAACAAGGCAAAGCAGGGCAGCAAAAACGACGACCAAGACGATGAATTGGTGTTGTCGTATACTGATACGTTGCTGGACCTCGAGCTTCCCGACGGCGAAGAGAAGCGGAAGCTTTCGGAGGACGAAATGGTCAACCTCTGCTCGGAGTTTCTCAACGCCGGCACCGACACTACTTCCACCGCGCTGCAGTGGGTCATGGCTAACGTAGTAAAGAACCCACAAGTTCAGGAGAAGCTGTTTTCAGAGATTAAAGGGGTTATGGGAGAAACGAAAGAGGAGGTGCGAGAGAAGGTCCTGCACAAGCTGCCGTATCTGAAAGCCGTGATCTTGGAGGGGCTGAGGCGCCACCCGCCGGGGCACGTTTTGTTTCCGCACTCGGTGACGCATGACGTCGTTTTGGGCGGACATCTGGTGCCCAAAAACGGGACCATCAATGTCATGGTGGCGGATATAGGGTGGGACGCGCAAGTGTGGGAGGACCCCATGGCGTTCAAGCCGGAGAGGTTCTTGGGCAACAGCGGCGGAGAAGAAGGGTTCGATTTGACTGGAAGCAGGGACATTAAGATGATGCCGTTTGGAGTGGGGAGGAGGTCCTGTCCTGGGTCGGGGTTGGCGGTGCTTCACCTGGAGTACTTTGTGGCGAATTTGGTTTGGAAGTTTCAGTGGAGGGCTGTGGAGGGAGATGACGTTGACCTATCAGAGAAGATGGAGTTTACTGTGGTGATGAAGAATCCATTGCAAGCCCACATAATCCCAAGAATTTAA